A stretch of Shewanella dokdonensis DNA encodes these proteins:
- the menH gene encoding 2-succinyl-6-hydroxy-2,4-cyclohexadiene-1-carboxylate synthase has protein sequence MLAYQCTGDKQQPKLVLLHGFLGNGSDWLPLLPQLSQHFYCIAIDLPGHGNSGAQLVPEPGFKATVELLLQTLDHLGVNRFHLLGYSLGGRIALHVAQMVPQRLLSLHLESCHPGLLTVADKEQRAVNDTQWATRLAQLPLPQFLTLWYQQPVFAELSADERARLIQRRSHQSHEGLLAMFRATSLAWQQDLHQLPTSCGCPVHYYYGQQDAKFSALAQRWQTRSNIHCHAIAAAGHNSHQANPQQFLAALLPALGSSAEVTP, from the coding sequence ATGCTGGCCTATCAATGTACTGGCGATAAGCAGCAACCCAAGCTAGTGCTGCTGCATGGGTTCTTGGGCAATGGCAGCGACTGGTTGCCACTCTTACCCCAATTAAGTCAGCATTTTTACTGTATCGCCATCGACCTACCGGGACATGGCAACAGTGGCGCACAATTGGTACCTGAACCCGGCTTCAAGGCGACGGTCGAATTACTGTTGCAGACGCTAGATCATCTTGGGGTTAACCGTTTCCACCTGCTGGGTTATTCCTTGGGTGGGCGTATCGCCTTGCATGTAGCGCAAATGGTGCCACAGCGACTGTTAAGCCTGCACTTGGAATCCTGCCACCCAGGATTGCTGACCGTGGCCGACAAAGAACAACGCGCCGTTAACGATACGCAATGGGCTACCCGGCTAGCACAATTGCCGCTACCGCAGTTTTTAACGCTTTGGTATCAACAACCAGTATTTGCTGAGTTATCAGCAGATGAGCGGGCAAGATTAATCCAACGCCGCAGTCATCAGAGCCATGAGGGGCTGTTGGCAATGTTCCGCGCCACCTCCTTGGCGTGGCAACAGGATTTACATCAACTCCCGACCAGCTGTGGCTGTCCGGTACACTATTATTATGGCCAGCAGGATGCGAAATTTTCTGCACTGGCACAACGCTGGCAGACGCGAAGCAACATCCACTGTCATGCCATCGCGGCGGCTGGACATAACAGCCACCAGGCCAACCCTCAACAATTTCTGGCAGCACTGTTACCTGCTTTGGGTTCATCTGCGGAGGTTACCCCATGA
- a CDS encoding excalibur calcium-binding domain-containing protein — MKRLLIYLIFAYACWMIWQRFAGHQANVTPTPQWQQTAIEEANSRLPAYGERMSETPQFKCDGRQYCSQMRSRAEAEFFLRHCPNVKMDGDHDGIPCERDSRW, encoded by the coding sequence GTGAAACGGCTGCTGATATATCTGATTTTTGCCTACGCCTGCTGGATGATCTGGCAACGCTTTGCTGGCCATCAAGCGAATGTTACGCCAACACCACAGTGGCAACAAACAGCCATCGAGGAGGCCAACAGCCGACTGCCGGCATATGGCGAGCGGATGTCGGAAACGCCGCAGTTTAAATGCGATGGGCGCCAGTACTGTTCACAAATGCGTTCACGGGCCGAAGCCGAATTTTTTCTGCGTCACTGTCCCAATGTCAAAATGGATGGCGACCATGATGGCATCCCTTGTGAACGCGACAGCCGCTGGTAA
- a CDS encoding MOSC domain-containing protein, with translation MSVSALPPHQLCGLFAGDNLVFREGLPSGIDAKKPQPLLQVGYAGVLHDAQADAKNHGGADRVLHHFPQQHYQRYQQLGLVDATRAAPAMGENISSLGLSEQDLFIGDIVAIGAVRLQVTQPRSPCFKLNVQFQQPSFSQTMQDSAMCGWFYRVLDEGCIRPQDQLRLLERRSAISLAQAMALYFAPHYDAAAYETLLAAEGLAADWQRNLQKRLNSGVVEDWRKRLHGPAQLQNLQGN, from the coding sequence ATGTCAGTAAGTGCATTGCCGCCACATCAGCTCTGTGGCCTTTTTGCCGGTGACAACCTAGTGTTTCGTGAAGGATTGCCAAGTGGTATTGACGCTAAAAAACCGCAGCCGTTATTGCAGGTCGGTTATGCCGGTGTGCTGCATGATGCACAAGCCGATGCCAAAAACCATGGCGGTGCTGACAGAGTCTTGCACCATTTCCCACAACAACATTATCAGCGTTATCAACAGTTGGGATTAGTCGATGCGACGAGAGCCGCCCCGGCTATGGGCGAGAATATTTCATCCTTGGGGTTGAGTGAGCAGGATCTGTTCATTGGCGATATTGTTGCCATCGGTGCCGTGCGCCTCCAGGTAACGCAACCGCGTTCGCCCTGTTTTAAACTCAATGTGCAGTTCCAGCAGCCGAGTTTTTCTCAGACCATGCAAGATAGCGCCATGTGTGGTTGGTTTTACCGAGTTCTGGATGAGGGCTGCATCCGGCCACAGGATCAACTGCGATTACTGGAGCGGCGCTCTGCTATCAGCCTGGCACAGGCAATGGCATTATATTTTGCACCACACTATGATGCCGCTGCTTACGAAACCTTGCTGGCCGCCGAAGGTCTTGCCGCCGATTGGCAGCGTAATCTGCAAAAACGCTTGAATAGCGGGGTTGTGGAAGACTGGCGCAAGCGCTTGCATGGTCCAGCACAATTACAAAATTTACAGGGAAATTAA
- the menE gene encoding o-succinylbenzoate--CoA ligase — translation MLSPLHQSARQHPAAIALMVNGRGLSYRNLSQQVLALGIQLREAGLQPGDKLACIAGNGAELVKLYWACIDNGLLFCPLSPKFPDSQLTGLLQRFAIQYLWCPDDARQSLWQQCHRLVLNFSLSATHAAPDIIAEHPVDIILTSGSSGTPKAAMHSLAGHLANAEGSRSLIALQTDDGWLASLPLFHVGGLAIINRCALAAATVVLPDSNLTLSQQLKRDPISHLSLVATQLQQLLDDAPTSLLLIKYLLLGGSAISQSLLDRLQPLDMQVFTSYGMTEMGSQITTGPVRTDGSSGKLLPGRELQIRDNIIWLRGATLFLGYLQDDGRVDKATDEAGWFCSKDRGFWDEQGRLHIQGRADNMFICGGENIQPEEVEAALKLHPDILEALVFPEPDGKFGYLPSAVVKTRSGQLPDAAEIKAFLSQHMASFKRPRRYYVWPATEQAGLKVQRQQIIAQVAGTDPH, via the coding sequence ATGTTATCGCCTTTGCACCAGAGCGCCCGCCAACATCCCGCCGCTATCGCCCTGATGGTCAATGGTCGAGGGCTCAGCTATCGCAACCTGAGTCAGCAGGTGTTAGCGTTGGGCATACAGTTGCGTGAAGCCGGGTTACAACCGGGCGATAAATTGGCCTGTATTGCTGGCAACGGCGCCGAGCTGGTGAAACTGTACTGGGCCTGTATCGATAACGGCTTGCTGTTCTGCCCCTTGTCACCGAAATTTCCTGACAGCCAACTCACTGGCTTATTGCAACGCTTTGCTATCCAGTATCTCTGGTGTCCAGATGATGCTCGTCAGTCGTTGTGGCAACAATGTCATAGACTTGTGCTCAATTTTAGTCTGAGCGCCACTCACGCGGCACCAGATATCATAGCGGAACATCCGGTTGATATCATTCTCACTTCCGGCTCCAGCGGCACGCCCAAAGCGGCGATGCATTCTCTGGCCGGGCATCTTGCTAACGCCGAAGGGAGCCGCAGTTTAATTGCCTTGCAAACCGACGATGGCTGGTTGGCTTCATTACCGCTGTTTCATGTTGGGGGACTGGCGATTATCAACCGCTGTGCCTTAGCGGCGGCAACTGTGGTATTACCGGACAGTAACCTGACCCTATCACAGCAACTAAAACGTGATCCCATCAGTCATCTGTCTCTGGTCGCTACCCAGTTGCAACAACTGCTAGATGATGCGCCCACCAGTCTGTTATTAATTAAGTATCTGTTGTTGGGAGGCAGTGCCATCAGTCAGTCATTACTGGATCGTCTGCAACCACTGGATATGCAGGTTTTTACCAGCTACGGCATGACAGAGATGGGCTCGCAGATTACCACTGGCCCAGTTCGCACTGATGGCAGCAGCGGTAAACTGTTACCCGGGCGCGAATTGCAGATCCGCGACAATATCATCTGGCTGCGGGGAGCAACGCTGTTTCTCGGCTATCTACAAGATGATGGCCGCGTCGATAAAGCTACTGACGAGGCGGGCTGGTTTTGCAGTAAAGACCGTGGTTTCTGGGACGAACAGGGGCGACTGCATATTCAAGGACGCGCCGATAACATGTTTATCTGCGGGGGCGAAAATATCCAGCCAGAAGAGGTTGAGGCAGCACTAAAACTGCATCCAGATATTCTTGAAGCGCTGGTATTTCCTGAGCCTGATGGCAAATTTGGTTACCTGCCGTCCGCGGTGGTGAAAACCCGCAGTGGACAATTGCCAGATGCCGCGGAGATCAAAGCATTTCTCAGTCAACATATGGCGTCATTCAAACGTCCTAGACGTTACTATGTTTGGCCCGCAACCGAACAGGCTGGACTAAAAGTGCAACGACAGCAGATCATTGCCCAAGTGGCAGGCACCGACCCGCACTAA
- the menC gene encoding o-succinylbenzoate synthase yields the protein MIADSFALARYHIPLEAPLPVGKQRIELRQGLVLKASVGEQQHYVEIAPLSGLDRDGSPLNGFSHESVDEVIAEAQLLLQSVIEGGHDLIAASNLTQLPSLAWGLSLLAAKINGQLPVHHPEFEPIPLLVPREGEPLALTKQRIAALPAQIRRVKIKVAQTSMAEELALIYAVLEQRPELKLRLDANQGFEQQQAESFCACLPKAAIEYFEEPCRIWQNNRSLYASTGIPFALDETLAKTADFKVAEDSFEYGLRALVLKPMLLGTLQRLQRLIEEANALGIRCVLSSSLEASLGIRDLCKVAALLTPDETPGADTLSPLAKI from the coding sequence ATGATCGCCGACTCCTTTGCACTCGCCCGTTACCATATTCCGTTGGAAGCCCCGTTACCGGTTGGGAAACAGCGCATAGAGCTGCGCCAAGGACTGGTACTTAAAGCCAGTGTTGGTGAACAGCAACACTATGTTGAAATTGCGCCGTTAAGCGGTTTGGATCGTGATGGTAGCCCGCTTAACGGTTTCAGCCATGAATCTGTGGATGAGGTGATTGCGGAAGCGCAACTGTTGTTACAGTCCGTGATAGAAGGCGGACATGATCTCATTGCTGCCAGCAACCTCACCCAACTGCCCTCGTTAGCATGGGGATTAAGCCTGTTAGCTGCCAAAATCAACGGGCAGCTACCGGTACATCATCCAGAATTTGAACCGATTCCGTTGCTGGTGCCCAGAGAAGGCGAACCCCTGGCCCTGACCAAGCAGCGGATTGCTGCGTTACCGGCACAGATCCGCCGGGTCAAAATCAAAGTGGCACAAACGTCCATGGCGGAAGAACTAGCACTGATCTATGCCGTGCTAGAACAGCGTCCCGAATTGAAACTGCGGCTGGATGCCAATCAGGGATTTGAACAGCAACAGGCAGAAAGTTTTTGCGCCTGTCTCCCCAAAGCGGCGATCGAGTATTTCGAAGAACCCTGCCGCATCTGGCAAAATAATCGATCATTGTATGCCAGTACCGGGATCCCATTCGCGCTGGATGAAACGCTGGCCAAAACCGCCGATTTTAAAGTGGCCGAAGACTCCTTTGAATACGGGCTGCGGGCACTGGTGCTCAAACCTATGTTGCTAGGCACATTGCAGCGGCTGCAAAGGCTCATCGAGGAAGCCAATGCATTGGGCATTCGCTGTGTGTTGAGTTCTTCGCTGGAAGCCTCATTGGGGATCCGTGATCTGTGCAAAGTAGCCGCCCTGTTAACCCCCGATGAAACACCTGGAGCCGACACGCTGTCCCCTTTAGCAAAGATCTGA
- the ftsY gene encoding signal recognition particle-docking protein FtsY, which yields MAKKGLFSWFRKDTAAETKPELEESSSTTTATATADTAAVEESDNSSAPLATTVAADAADQQTEADTPEHSDSEPAQQDSDDVAAEEAEDTPAVDALAITTADDAVAVTSTTDTSADNSIAATADADADAEMLVPQPEPQAKPHKEGLFARLKRGLMRTSENIGSGFIGLFRGKKIDDALFEELEEQLLIADVGVETTSKLITSLTEHANRKQLKDAEALYSLMQQEMLATLEPVSQPLVPENTAGPFVILMVGVNGVGKTTTIGKLAKQYQRQGKSVMLAAGDTFRAAAVEQLQVWGQRNNIPVIAQHTGADSASVLFDALQAAKSRKVDVLIADTAGRLQNKAHLMDELKKVVRVMKKLDEAAPHEIMLTLDASTGQNAISQAQLFHEAVGVSGITISKLDGTAKGGVIFAIADKFAIPIRYIGVGEQIDDLRTFNAKDFIDALFSQEKTDS from the coding sequence ATGGCAAAAAAAGGTTTATTTTCCTGGTTCCGTAAAGACACTGCGGCTGAAACCAAGCCAGAGCTAGAGGAATCTTCCTCCACAACAACGGCGACAGCAACCGCTGATACCGCCGCGGTTGAAGAAAGTGACAATAGCAGCGCTCCATTAGCAACAACTGTAGCGGCAGATGCAGCAGACCAACAAACAGAGGCCGATACACCGGAGCATTCAGACAGCGAGCCTGCGCAGCAGGATTCGGATGATGTTGCTGCGGAGGAGGCTGAGGACACGCCTGCTGTTGATGCATTGGCAATCACCACCGCCGATGATGCCGTTGCTGTCACTAGCACCACAGACACTTCTGCTGATAACAGCATTGCCGCAACCGCTGATGCAGATGCAGATGCTGAAATGTTGGTCCCACAGCCAGAACCGCAGGCTAAACCTCACAAGGAAGGGCTGTTTGCCCGGCTGAAACGTGGGCTGATGCGCACCAGCGAGAATATCGGCAGTGGTTTTATCGGTTTGTTCCGTGGCAAGAAAATTGATGATGCGTTATTTGAAGAGCTGGAAGAACAACTGCTGATTGCCGATGTTGGTGTGGAAACCACCAGCAAGCTGATTACCAGCCTGACCGAACATGCCAACCGTAAACAGTTAAAAGATGCTGAAGCCCTATATAGCTTGATGCAGCAAGAGATGCTGGCAACGCTGGAACCTGTGAGCCAACCATTGGTGCCGGAAAATACCGCAGGGCCGTTTGTGATCCTGATGGTGGGAGTTAACGGCGTGGGTAAAACCACGACCATTGGCAAGCTGGCAAAACAGTACCAGCGCCAAGGCAAGTCCGTGATGCTGGCCGCGGGCGATACCTTCCGTGCCGCTGCTGTCGAACAATTACAAGTCTGGGGCCAGCGGAATAATATCCCAGTGATTGCCCAGCATACAGGCGCCGACAGTGCCTCGGTATTGTTTGATGCGTTGCAGGCCGCTAAATCCCGTAAAGTGGATGTACTGATCGCTGACACGGCAGGCCGTCTGCAAAATAAAGCGCATCTGATGGATGAACTGAAAAAAGTGGTGCGGGTGATGAAGAAACTGGATGAGGCCGCACCACATGAAATAATGCTCACATTGGATGCCAGCACTGGCCAGAATGCCATCAGTCAGGCGCAATTATTTCACGAAGCCGTGGGCGTATCTGGTATCACTATTAGCAAGCTGGATGGTACTGCCAAAGGCGGTGTAATCTTTGCCATTGCGGATAAATTTGCTATTCCTATCCGTTACATAGGGGTTGGCGAGCAGATTGATGATCTGCGAACCTTCAACGCTAAGGACTTTATCGATGCCCTGTTCAGTCAGGAGAAAACGGATAGCTGA
- the rsmD gene encoding 16S rRNA (guanine(966)-N(2))-methyltransferase RsmD, whose amino-acid sequence MARNRPGSGQVRIIAGQWRSRKLPIQDLEGLRPTTDRVRETLFNWLSGYLTGASVLDCFAGSGALSLEALSRYAAFARIHELQRSAAEQLKANLTTLKCDNAEVLIGDTLQLLSRPADRRFDIVFIDPPFRKGLAAQTMALLQQGWLNDDALIYVEVEAELHDLQVPAQWQPIKEKQAGQVSYRLYRYQEQTS is encoded by the coding sequence ATGGCCAGAAATCGTCCGGGCAGCGGTCAGGTAAGGATCATTGCAGGTCAATGGCGGTCACGCAAACTACCCATTCAGGATCTGGAAGGGCTACGCCCAACAACAGACAGAGTCAGGGAAACCCTGTTTAACTGGCTCAGTGGCTATCTTACTGGTGCCAGCGTGCTTGATTGTTTTGCCGGTAGTGGAGCGCTTTCATTAGAAGCGCTGTCGCGCTATGCCGCCTTTGCCCGAATTCATGAATTGCAGCGCAGTGCGGCGGAGCAACTCAAAGCCAATTTGACCACACTAAAATGTGACAACGCGGAAGTGCTTATTGGTGATACCTTACAGTTACTGAGCCGCCCGGCTGATCGCCGTTTTGATATTGTGTTTATCGATCCGCCGTTTCGTAAAGGGCTGGCAGCGCAGACCATGGCACTGTTGCAACAAGGATGGCTCAACGATGACGCGCTGATTTATGTGGAAGTTGAAGCCGAGCTGCATGATTTGCAAGTGCCCGCCCAATGGCAGCCCATCAAAGAAAAACAGGCGGGTCAGGTCAGTTATCGTTTGTATCGCTATCAGGAGCAGACATCATGA
- a CDS encoding patatin-like phospholipase family protein, which translates to MEQIALVLEGGGLRAMYTAGVLDSFLAEGLTFPYLVGVSAGAIYPASYLSRQAGRNLQIQQDFLNDKRYMGLSHWLRGGNYINVDFAYRRMANELVPFDFDTFLNSGAEFKIGAFNCLTGNTEFFGMADFHSHQQLLDILIASSSLPFISPPMWLNNIPYLDGGIAAAIPLQQAQADGFRKQLVILTQDAAYRKSPFKPAWLAKRVYRRYPAVAQALLVRHQRYNQALLQLQQAVQLGTALVIQPKAPLGLSRLERDIDKVAAVYRLGLSDGAAQLPRVREFLQHTVA; encoded by the coding sequence ATGGAGCAAATCGCATTAGTGTTGGAAGGCGGCGGACTGCGGGCAATGTATACCGCGGGGGTACTGGATAGTTTTTTGGCCGAGGGGCTGACGTTTCCGTATCTGGTCGGGGTCTCGGCTGGCGCGATTTATCCGGCATCCTATCTGTCGCGACAGGCCGGCCGTAACCTGCAGATCCAACAAGATTTCCTTAATGATAAGCGCTACATGGGGCTGAGCCATTGGCTGCGCGGCGGCAACTACATCAACGTGGATTTTGCCTACCGCCGCATGGCTAATGAGCTGGTGCCATTTGATTTTGATACCTTTCTCAATAGTGGTGCAGAGTTCAAGATCGGCGCATTTAACTGCCTGACCGGAAACACCGAATTTTTTGGTATGGCGGATTTCCACAGTCATCAACAGCTGCTGGATATCTTGATTGCGTCCTCCAGCTTGCCGTTTATATCGCCGCCGATGTGGCTCAATAATATCCCGTATCTGGATGGTGGTATTGCCGCAGCCATTCCGTTGCAACAGGCGCAGGCCGATGGTTTTCGCAAACAGCTAGTGATCCTGACCCAGGATGCCGCATACCGTAAATCTCCCTTTAAGCCTGCGTGGCTGGCAAAACGAGTTTATCGACGCTATCCCGCTGTTGCTCAGGCGTTATTGGTGCGGCATCAACGCTATAACCAAGCATTGTTGCAGTTGCAGCAAGCGGTACAACTGGGCACGGCATTGGTGATCCAGCCTAAGGCACCGCTGGGACTGTCACGGCTGGAGCGCGATATTGATAAAGTAGCGGCGGTTTATCGCTTGGGGCTGAGCGATGGCGCAGCACAACTACCACGTGTCCGTGAATTTCTGCAACATACTGTTGCTTAA
- the ftsE gene encoding cell division ATP-binding protein FtsE, which yields MIRFEQVSKIYPGGQKALTEVNFHLQRGEMAFLTGHSGAGKSTLLKLITVIERASAGKVYINGHDIAHIKRQHVPYLRRQIGMIFQNHHLLMDRSVFDNVALPLVIEGFSLGEIRKRVAGALDMVGLYGKERHNPIMLSGGEQQRVGIARAIVNKPALLLADEPTGNLDPKLSMDILRLFETFNDAGTSVLIATHDLGLIARMKYRTLTLRQGRMLGGEADIIDPLSD from the coding sequence ATGATTCGATTTGAGCAGGTCAGTAAAATTTATCCCGGCGGTCAGAAAGCGCTGACCGAGGTGAACTTTCACCTGCAACGGGGTGAAATGGCATTCCTCACCGGCCATTCCGGCGCGGGCAAGAGTACCCTGCTCAAATTGATCACAGTGATCGAGCGTGCCAGCGCTGGCAAGGTGTATATCAATGGTCACGATATTGCTCACATCAAGCGCCAGCATGTGCCCTATCTGCGACGGCAGATAGGGATGATTTTCCAGAACCACCATCTGCTGATGGATCGCAGTGTGTTTGACAACGTGGCTCTGCCGTTGGTGATTGAAGGTTTTTCGCTGGGCGAAATCCGCAAACGGGTTGCCGGGGCGCTGGATATGGTCGGTTTGTATGGTAAGGAACGGCATAATCCCATTATGTTGTCCGGCGGTGAACAGCAACGGGTTGGCATCGCCCGTGCCATTGTCAACAAACCCGCGTTGCTGCTGGCTGATGAACCGACCGGAAACTTAGACCCTAAATTGTCGATGGATATTTTGCGGCTGTTCGAGACCTTTAATGATGCGGGGACCAGTGTGCTGATTGCAACGCATGATCTGGGTTTGATTGCCCGCATGAAATATCGCACCCTGACATTGCGCCAGGGCCGCATGCTCGGTGGCGAAGCCGATATTATTGACCCTTTGAGCGATTAG
- a CDS encoding DUF4870 domain-containing protein has product MYELPKQERDMGMLVHLATFAGYLIPFGNILGPLIVWLMKREDSAFVDACGRNTLNFQISMLIYYVIAVVLAFLLIGFFLIGLLVLLNVIFTIVAAIKASEGKVYKYPLAIGFL; this is encoded by the coding sequence ATGTACGAATTACCAAAACAGGAACGTGATATGGGAATGCTGGTACATCTGGCAACGTTTGCCGGTTATCTGATCCCCTTTGGTAATATTCTGGGGCCACTTATTGTGTGGCTGATGAAACGGGAAGACTCAGCTTTTGTGGATGCCTGTGGCCGTAATACCTTGAATTTTCAAATCAGCATGCTGATTTATTATGTCATTGCCGTTGTCTTGGCGTTCTTGCTGATAGGTTTCTTTCTGATTGGACTCTTGGTGTTGTTGAACGTGATCTTTACCATTGTGGCCGCCATTAAAGCCAGCGAAGGCAAGGTTTACAAGTATCCATTAGCCATTGGCTTTTTGTAA
- a CDS encoding DUF1145 domain-containing protein: protein MKASIFMGKLVTAFAWLLMLFNLLHPFDGKIAIILNILLGVTAIMHCVQTLLFHTLFSQALPLRAKDYINAFVFGVFALLDYRQQLLQRNADEHRRR from the coding sequence ATGAAAGCAAGTATTTTCATGGGCAAGCTGGTCACCGCCTTTGCATGGCTGCTGATGCTGTTCAACCTGCTACACCCGTTTGATGGCAAGATTGCCATCATTCTCAATATCTTATTAGGTGTTACCGCTATTATGCACTGCGTGCAGACGCTGCTCTTTCATACACTGTTCAGTCAGGCGTTGCCACTGCGCGCAAAAGACTATATCAACGCGTTTGTCTTTGGCGTATTTGCACTGTTGGACTATCGTCAGCAACTGCTACAGCGCAATGCTGACGAACATCGCCGACGCTGA
- the ftsX gene encoding permease-like cell division protein FtsX — protein MSPSSLTRSKLPLSGRIVMFFIRHLQHATASMGELWRTPVSSLMTMAVLGVSLSLPAALQVLVKNAENITHSWNSAAQISLFIDGARSEQSIQSLIARIKVYPEISDINYITREQALAEFQQQSGFGDALSYLDNNPLPAVVTVTPTSRYSTPVGARELLAKLEQEPEVSFGRLDIEWLEKLQALVKVLERTVFGLAALLILAVVLVIGNTIRLAIMNRRSEIEVMKLVGATEAFIQRPFLYTGIWYGVIGGTLAWLIINLLVWFLSGALTTFMGLYGSNMQLQSLSFSELLQMILAASFLGWLGSYLSVRQHLRAIEPS, from the coding sequence ATGTCCCCTTCTTCGTTGACCCGCTCCAAGTTACCGCTTTCCGGCCGTATCGTGATGTTTTTTATCCGTCACCTCCAGCATGCAACTGCCAGTATGGGTGAACTGTGGCGTACCCCAGTGTCATCGCTGATGACGATGGCGGTATTGGGCGTTAGCCTAAGCCTGCCAGCTGCATTGCAGGTGCTCGTCAAGAATGCTGAAAATATTACCCACTCTTGGAACAGCGCTGCGCAGATCTCTTTGTTTATCGATGGTGCTCGCTCCGAACAGAGCATTCAAAGCCTGATCGCCCGCATCAAGGTTTATCCTGAAATCAGCGACATCAACTACATCACTCGGGAGCAGGCGTTGGCAGAGTTTCAACAGCAATCGGGGTTTGGTGATGCGCTTTCCTATCTGGATAACAACCCGTTACCGGCGGTGGTAACCGTGACGCCTACCAGTCGTTACTCGACACCGGTAGGGGCCAGAGAACTGTTAGCTAAGCTGGAACAGGAACCCGAAGTCAGTTTCGGTCGGCTGGATATTGAATGGCTAGAGAAATTACAGGCACTGGTGAAAGTGCTGGAGCGCACAGTGTTTGGCTTGGCTGCATTGTTAATCCTCGCAGTGGTATTGGTAATCGGGAATACCATTCGCTTAGCTATTATGAATCGGCGCAGTGAGATAGAAGTCATGAAGCTGGTGGGCGCAACCGAAGCCTTTATTCAACGGCCATTTTTGTATACTGGCATCTGGTATGGTGTGATTGGTGGCACTTTAGCCTGGCTGATTATCAATCTGCTAGTGTGGTTTCTGTCCGGCGCGTTAACCACCTTTATGGGGCTTTATGGCAGCAACATGCAGCTACAGTCGCTGAGTTTCAGTGAATTGCTACAGATGATTTTGGCTGCATCATTTCTCGGTTGGCTGGGGTCTTATTTATCGGTGCGGCAGCACCTGCGTGCCATAGAACCTAGCTGA
- a CDS encoding PfkB family carbohydrate kinase produces the protein MANILLIANLNCDRLLLLNKPLRTGGRFHYQDGGRRLGGGGANTGIGLEWAGHKVALVSQVGRDELGDWVLAEAGMQGLDCRRVQRHEGSTSEILLVMTPDGERTIIRPQRPTFQLATPPRWQDWDALYLNTSAEGAVSWARTALAHTLVVAQLAKDERQRPCHVLLSSHSDMHERTSLDYWQFARQIAGDELRYFIVTEGEQGARLYSAAGETLIPAVAAAVVDTTGAGDVYAAGLIHGLLSGLEITAAMCEAAVWGAYAVASETSVPGPALRQYLQDDKHR, from the coding sequence ATGGCCAATATTCTGCTTATAGCCAATCTTAACTGTGACCGTCTCTTGTTGTTGAACAAGCCATTACGCACTGGCGGACGTTTTCATTATCAAGATGGGGGCCGTCGTCTTGGCGGTGGCGGTGCCAATACCGGGATCGGCTTGGAATGGGCGGGCCATAAAGTCGCATTAGTGAGTCAGGTCGGTCGCGACGAGTTGGGTGATTGGGTCTTGGCCGAGGCGGGAATGCAGGGACTGGATTGCCGTCGGGTGCAGCGGCATGAGGGCAGCACCAGTGAGATCTTGCTGGTAATGACGCCAGATGGCGAACGCACCATTATCCGGCCACAACGGCCAACATTTCAGTTAGCAACGCCGCCACGTTGGCAAGACTGGGATGCGCTATATCTCAACACCTCCGCAGAAGGCGCCGTCAGTTGGGCGCGAACAGCGCTGGCGCACACACTGGTTGTAGCGCAACTGGCGAAGGATGAGCGGCAGCGTCCCTGCCATGTACTGTTGTCGTCTCATTCTGATATGCATGAGCGCACCTCATTAGATTACTGGCAGTTTGCCCGGCAGATTGCGGGGGATGAACTGCGCTATTTTATTGTGACCGAAGGCGAACAGGGCGCGCGGCTATACAGTGCTGCGGGAGAAACACTGATCCCGGCCGTTGCTGCGGCGGTGGTGGACACCACTGGCGCTGGTGATGTTTATGCGGCGGGACTGATCCACGGTTTATTGTCGGGGTTGGAGATTACGGCGGCAATGTGCGAAGCCGCGGTTTGGGGCGCATATGCCGTGGCATCGGAGACCTCAGTTCCTGGCCCTGCGTTACGACAATATTTGCAGGATGACAAGCATCGCTGA